From a single Pirellulales bacterium genomic region:
- the murB gene encoding UDP-N-acetylmuramate dehydrogenase: MPLLSGFEEILRQAEPLAPHTWLGLGGAAEYFAEPRNLDELQALARHCSEENLPLRMLGGGSNVLVRSEGVAGVVIRLSAGDFSAIHASGRQVTAGSGAKLGHVISVAVREGLGGMETLVGIPGTVGGALHGNAGSRGGDIGQWASQAVVMTRTGELITREREDMVFAYRQSSLDELAIVSARFELEPDDPTELTKRMQRQWIVKKAQQPLGHQNSGCIFKSPRGMSAGELIEQAGLKGAKVGGAEVSGRHANFIVAEPGASSNDVLRLIDLIRARVAERLGVELEQEIEVW, from the coding sequence ATGCCCTTGCTAAGCGGCTTCGAAGAGATCTTGCGCCAGGCTGAACCGTTGGCGCCGCACACCTGGCTGGGCCTGGGGGGAGCGGCCGAGTATTTTGCCGAGCCGCGTAACCTGGACGAGTTGCAGGCGCTGGCGCGCCATTGCAGCGAGGAAAACCTGCCGTTGCGAATGCTCGGCGGCGGCTCGAATGTGTTGGTGCGCAGCGAAGGGGTTGCGGGGGTCGTCATTCGACTCTCGGCGGGGGACTTTAGCGCGATCCACGCCAGCGGTCGGCAGGTGACCGCGGGCAGCGGCGCCAAGCTGGGGCATGTGATATCGGTCGCAGTGCGCGAAGGACTGGGGGGCATGGAGACGTTGGTGGGCATTCCGGGCACGGTCGGCGGCGCGCTGCATGGAAATGCGGGCAGCCGCGGCGGCGATATCGGTCAATGGGCTTCGCAGGCGGTGGTGATGACCCGCACCGGCGAACTGATCACCCGCGAGCGCGAAGACATGGTGTTCGCCTATCGGCAGAGCAGCCTGGACGAACTGGCCATTGTCTCGGCGCGATTTGAACTGGAGCCAGACGATCCCACCGAGTTGACCAAGCGCATGCAGCGGCAATGGATCGTGAAGAAGGCGCAGCAGCCGCTAGGGCATCAGAACTCGGGCTGCATCTTCAAGAGTCCGCGTGGCATGAGCGCGGGGGAGTTGATCGAGCAAGCGGGGCTTAAAGGCGCCAAAGTCGGCGGCGCTGAGGTGAGTGGCCGGCACGCGAACTTCATCGTGGCCGAGCCAGGGGCCAGCAGCAACGACGTGCTGCGGCTGATCGACCTGATTCGCGCGCGGGTCGCCGAGCGATTGGGCGTGGAGCTCGAACAGGAAATCGAAGTCTGGTAG
- a CDS encoding haloalkane dehalogenase, protein MTVLRTPDERFADLPDFPYAPRYVEVRGLRMHYVDEGPADEGAAGSAATILCLHGEPTWSFLYRKMIPALSRRHRVVAPDMIGFGRSDKPAERAAYTFQMHRDLMAGFVEALDLRDITLVCQDWGGLIGLRLAAEMDERFARLVIMNTGLPTGDEPMSEGFKRWRDFAASIDDLPVGFIMLRTLVGGDALDPRIIAAYEAPFPDASYKAGAAQFPLLVPVTPDDPASESMRAARRRLAEWRKPALVMFSDGDPITRGGDRFFRKLIPSAVEQPEIEIAGGSHFLQEDKGEEIAEQILAFLERTRG, encoded by the coding sequence ATGACGGTACTGCGCACGCCGGACGAGCGGTTTGCCGACCTGCCCGATTTTCCATACGCGCCGCGTTACGTCGAGGTGCGCGGCCTGCGGATGCACTATGTCGACGAAGGGCCGGCGGACGAGGGCGCCGCTGGCTCAGCCGCAACGATTCTTTGCCTGCATGGCGAGCCAACCTGGTCGTTTTTGTATCGCAAGATGATCCCCGCGCTGTCGCGCCGGCATCGCGTGGTGGCGCCCGATATGATTGGCTTTGGCCGTTCCGACAAGCCGGCCGAGCGCGCGGCGTACACGTTTCAAATGCACCGCGACCTGATGGCGGGCTTTGTCGAGGCGCTCGATCTGCGCGACATCACGCTGGTCTGCCAGGATTGGGGGGGATTGATCGGTCTGCGGCTGGCGGCCGAGATGGACGAGCGATTTGCCCGACTGGTCATCATGAACACCGGCTTGCCAACGGGCGACGAGCCGATGAGCGAGGGCTTCAAACGTTGGCGCGACTTTGCCGCCAGCATCGACGACTTGCCAGTTGGCTTCATCATGCTGCGGACCTTGGTGGGCGGGGACGCGCTCGACCCGCGCATTATCGCCGCTTACGAGGCGCCGTTTCCGGACGCAAGCTACAAGGCGGGGGCGGCGCAATTTCCGTTGCTGGTGCCCGTGACGCCCGACGACCCGGCATCGGAGTCGATGCGCGCGGCGCGGCGGCGACTGGCCGAGTGGCGAAAGCCCGCCTTGGTGATGTTCTCCGATGGCGACCCAATCACGCGCGGGGGGGATCGCTTTTTCCGCAAGTTGATCCCGTCGGCAGTGGAACAACCAGAGATCGAGATCGCCGGCGGCAGTCACTTCCTCCAAGAGGACAAGGGGGAGGAAATCGCCGAGCAAATTCTGGCGTTTCTGGAGCGCACGCGCGGGTAG